One region of Chitinispirillum alkaliphilum genomic DNA includes:
- a CDS encoding UDP-glucose dehydrogenase, producing MYKPNICVVGLGYVGLPLAVELAKFFNVSGFDINQKRVNALISGVDPNGETSSQELKERKIHFSADPAVIKDCQFIIVAVPTPIDNHNKPDLTPLYGSSETVGSNLQKGSIVVYESTVYPGVTEDECIPILEKNSGMRWKEDFFVGYSPERINPGDKVNTVATIKKVVSGDTEETLEKVSQVYSAVIRAGVHKAKSIKVAEAAKVIENTQRDINIALMNELRIIFDKMEISTKDVLEAAGTKWNFLPFEPGLVGGHCIGVDPYYLAYKAEEIGHHPQIIMAGRRINDAMGRYFARELIKKMIHHKLNVMNGKVLILGITFKENVPDIRNSRVIDIINELNDFGIQTDVWDPVAPPEDVKQEYGLDLISSPEHSKYEAVLLAVKHDIFIQNRHELNQFLTENGIFYDIKQAMD from the coding sequence ATGTATAAACCGAATATCTGTGTTGTTGGGTTGGGTTATGTTGGGTTGCCACTTGCAGTAGAGCTGGCGAAGTTTTTCAATGTTTCAGGATTCGATATAAACCAAAAAAGAGTCAATGCTCTTATAAGCGGAGTCGATCCTAACGGAGAAACATCATCTCAGGAGCTTAAGGAGAGAAAAATTCATTTCTCTGCCGATCCTGCGGTAATCAAAGATTGTCAGTTTATTATTGTCGCAGTTCCAACCCCTATCGACAATCATAACAAACCCGATCTTACTCCTCTCTACGGATCATCAGAAACTGTGGGATCGAATCTGCAAAAGGGTTCTATAGTTGTATATGAGTCTACTGTATATCCAGGTGTCACAGAAGATGAGTGTATTCCTATACTGGAAAAAAATTCCGGCATGAGATGGAAAGAAGATTTTTTCGTTGGATATTCACCTGAAAGAATCAATCCCGGAGACAAGGTAAACACAGTGGCAACCATAAAAAAAGTGGTCTCCGGCGATACGGAAGAAACATTAGAAAAAGTAAGTCAGGTGTATAGCGCTGTTATCAGGGCAGGGGTGCATAAAGCAAAATCCATTAAAGTTGCAGAAGCGGCTAAAGTGATTGAAAACACTCAGAGAGATATCAATATCGCTCTGATGAATGAGCTTAGAATAATTTTCGATAAAATGGAAATCTCTACCAAAGATGTTCTTGAAGCGGCCGGAACAAAGTGGAATTTTCTCCCCTTCGAACCAGGGCTTGTGGGTGGACACTGCATCGGTGTGGATCCCTACTATCTTGCCTACAAAGCAGAGGAAATCGGGCATCATCCTCAGATCATTATGGCAGGCAGAAGAATTAACGATGCAATGGGACGCTACTTTGCCAGAGAATTGATTAAAAAGATGATTCACCACAAGTTGAATGTCATGAACGGAAAGGTTCTTATACTTGGTATAACCTTCAAAGAGAACGTACCGGACATACGCAATTCAAGAGTTATCGATATAATCAACGAACTCAACGACTTCGGCATTCAAACAGATGTGTGGGATCCTGTTGCTCCACCCGAAGATGTAAAGCAGGAGTATGGATTGGATTTAATCTCCTCACCTGAACACTCAAAGTATGAAGCCGTTTTACTGGCTGTAAAGCACGATATTTTCATACAAAACCGTCATGAACTAAATCAGTTTCTCACAGAAAACGGAATTTTCTACGACATTAAACAAGCGATGGACTAA
- a CDS encoding dTDP-glucose 4,6-dehydratase, translating to MILITGVAGFIGFHLSLNYLKKGETVIGVDNVNSYYDPSLKEKRLEMLSQYESFVFYRHDICDYEGLSEIFRKHNPKLVCHLAAQAGVRYSISHPFAYQKSNNEGFLSMIELARHNKVKNFVYASSSSVYGSNTKLPFSETDAVESPISLYAATKRSNELVASCYSHLYGLNCSGLRFFTVYGPWGRPDMALFLFTKAILEEKPIDVFNNGKMVRNFTYIDDIVEGIMRVVDNPKPCEVYNIGNDRAEELLDFIKEIEKSTGKKARLNFLPMQPGDVPATLADIQKIRKLGYEPKTNIDKGVENFVSWYKNFYFDKAVR from the coding sequence ATGATTCTTATTACTGGAGTTGCAGGTTTTATCGGGTTTCACCTAAGCCTTAACTATCTGAAAAAGGGAGAAACTGTTATAGGAGTAGACAATGTCAATTCCTACTACGATCCCTCTCTTAAAGAGAAGCGTCTTGAGATGTTAAGTCAGTATGAATCATTTGTATTTTACAGACACGATATCTGTGACTATGAAGGGCTCAGTGAGATATTCAGAAAACATAACCCCAAACTTGTGTGTCATCTTGCAGCTCAGGCCGGAGTCAGATATTCGATCAGCCATCCCTTTGCCTACCAGAAATCAAACAATGAGGGCTTCCTAAGCATGATCGAACTTGCCCGCCACAATAAAGTCAAAAATTTTGTCTACGCTTCATCCTCGTCTGTATACGGATCCAATACCAAGCTTCCTTTTTCCGAAACGGATGCTGTAGAATCCCCGATTTCTCTTTACGCAGCAACAAAACGTTCCAATGAACTGGTAGCAAGCTGTTACAGTCATCTCTATGGGCTGAACTGCTCTGGTTTGAGGTTCTTTACCGTATACGGACCCTGGGGCAGACCGGATATGGCCCTTTTTCTTTTCACAAAAGCTATTCTTGAAGAAAAACCTATTGATGTTTTCAACAATGGTAAAATGGTCAGAAATTTTACCTATATCGATGACATCGTTGAAGGTATAATGAGGGTAGTTGATAATCCCAAGCCTTGTGAAGTATATAACATAGGCAATGACAGGGCCGAGGAACTGCTTGACTTCATAAAAGAGATTGAAAAGAGCACCGGTAAAAAAGCCCGACTTAATTTTCTTCCGATGCAGCCAGGAGACGTCCCTGCTACGTTAGCCGATATTCAAAAGATCAGAAAGCTGGGGTATGAACCTAAGACCAACATCGATAAGGGTGTTGAGAACTTTGTTTCCTGGTACAAAAATTTCTATTTTGATAAAGCTGTCCGATAA
- a CDS encoding Cell division transporter, ATP-binding protein FtsE gives MIEFSHVTKEYEGRYQALHDVSFTIDKGEFVFLTGASGAGKTTLFKHIYMEEFPTSGQVFACGYDSNSIRHKDLPFLRRKMGIVFQDFRLLHDRNIYHNVAFALRVTGKPEKEVKRKVFQVLAQTGLSHKCSNYPCQLSGGEQQRVTIARAIVNDPWLLIADEPTGNIDQQVSQEIFQLLQTINSWGTTVIMSTHDMKLIEPYHYRLIELSRGKLIKGADSTVKPKFTGAHL, from the coding sequence ATGATAGAGTTTTCTCATGTAACCAAAGAATACGAGGGAAGATACCAGGCTCTTCATGATGTCTCTTTTACCATAGATAAAGGTGAATTTGTTTTCCTTACGGGTGCAAGTGGAGCCGGTAAAACTACCTTGTTCAAACATATCTATATGGAAGAGTTTCCAACTTCGGGACAGGTCTTTGCCTGCGGGTACGATTCAAACAGCATCAGGCACAAAGATCTTCCCTTTCTCAGGCGCAAGATGGGTATAGTGTTTCAGGATTTCAGACTTCTTCACGACAGAAACATCTACCACAATGTTGCCTTTGCTCTCAGAGTAACGGGAAAACCGGAAAAAGAGGTAAAAAGAAAAGTTTTCCAGGTACTTGCTCAAACTGGCCTGAGCCACAAATGTTCCAACTACCCCTGCCAACTCTCCGGAGGTGAACAGCAGCGTGTAACCATTGCAAGAGCTATTGTCAATGATCCGTGGCTGCTTATCGCCGATGAGCCAACAGGAAATATCGATCAGCAGGTGTCTCAGGAGATTTTTCAACTCCTCCAGACCATCAACTCCTGGGGCACTACAGTAATAATGTCCACACATGACATGAAACTCATTGAGCCCTACCACTACAGGCTCATAGAGCTTTCAAGAGGCAAACTGATAAAAGGTGCCGACAGCACTGTTAAACCTAAATTTACCGGAGCACATTTATGA
- a CDS encoding Methyltransferase, with the protein MQYEALAPVYDRLMSHVNYNEWLELIERVIKKYSLKNCRIFEIGAGTGTLGHKLRKKGFNYTGSDLSFNMCRVANHKRSLPLCCCDSRNLALKNKFDLVIFLYDGINYLHAKPDYTRLFNQVSSILSHGGFFLFDITTQINSRRYFREFTDFEEYDDFSLIRHSYFNEINSIQHNDFTIFKRSESQPELFHKYKESHRQKIFSVEGIEKMIPRNLFQVVGIYDQYSFKRYNSRSERVHFLLRKSDAQ; encoded by the coding sequence ATGCAATATGAGGCGCTGGCACCTGTATATGACCGTTTGATGAGTCATGTCAATTACAACGAATGGCTTGAGCTGATTGAACGTGTCATTAAGAAATACAGTTTAAAAAATTGCCGTATTTTCGAAATTGGTGCCGGTACCGGAACTTTGGGCCACAAGCTAAGAAAAAAAGGATTCAACTACACCGGATCCGACCTCTCTTTCAACATGTGCAGGGTGGCAAATCACAAAAGATCCCTGCCGCTTTGCTGCTGCGACTCCAGAAATCTCGCTCTCAAAAACAAATTTGACCTTGTTATTTTCCTCTACGATGGAATCAACTATCTGCATGCAAAACCTGATTACACCAGGCTTTTCAATCAGGTAAGCTCAATACTCTCGCACGGGGGCTTTTTTCTCTTCGATATTACAACACAGATCAATTCCAGAAGATATTTCAGGGAGTTTACCGATTTCGAGGAGTACGATGACTTTTCCCTTATTCGCCACAGCTATTTCAATGAAATAAATTCCATTCAGCATAATGACTTTACTATTTTCAAAAGGTCAGAATCTCAGCCTGAGCTTTTTCATAAGTATAAAGAATCTCACAGACAAAAAATTTTTTCTGTTGAGGGGATTGAAAAGATGATCCCGCGTAATCTTTTTCAGGTAGTTGGGATTTATGATCAATATTCGTTTAAAAGATATAACTCCCGCTCCGAAAGAGTTCACTTTCTGCTTAGAAAGTCTGATGCCCAATGA
- a CDS encoding Foldase protein PrsA, producing the protein MKLLSSILAATMIFAGSSMANPQLLDGIAAVVGDEVILISELEAFTMMRMEQMRLHETPDFDMEQFRSEVLEDLINNKVLLVNAKRDSTLAISDEEVEGALNNHISTILQQNNITLSQLERELKNQQGTTLPQFRAEMREAIREQLIQQRMQQFVYHSLNVTRRDVERFYEKYQDKLPQFGQSIQLSKLSLSVKPSDELEEAVFTKIHDIRQQLINGGDFDALAREYSEGPEASAGGELGLISKGTISERAFEDRAFNLPVGQISQPFRTRLGYHIIEVLEKRDRGVRVRQIFLKVAPDEEEVGKITSKLDSIRQSAQSSEEFSQAVREYSTDRITRDRGGNMGWSTLSDLPSSVRSAVRDLEKGQITEPVVEQNTISIYRVEDTADSRKLSLEDDYSVIAEQCREYKARKKLIEKVESWRQDTFIDIRI; encoded by the coding sequence ATGAAACTTTTGTCGTCAATACTTGCTGCCACCATGATTTTTGCCGGTTCATCCATGGCCAATCCACAGCTTCTGGATGGAATCGCTGCTGTAGTTGGTGATGAAGTCATTCTTATTTCGGAGCTTGAAGCCTTCACAATGATGCGCATGGAGCAGATGCGCCTCCATGAAACTCCCGATTTTGACATGGAACAGTTTCGCTCTGAAGTTCTCGAGGACCTTATCAACAACAAGGTTCTTTTGGTCAATGCAAAAAGGGACTCAACCCTTGCCATCAGCGACGAAGAAGTTGAAGGTGCACTTAACAACCATATATCCACGATTCTGCAGCAAAACAATATCACTCTCAGCCAACTGGAAAGAGAACTCAAAAACCAGCAGGGTACTACATTGCCCCAGTTTCGTGCCGAAATGAGAGAAGCCATCAGAGAACAATTGATTCAGCAAAGAATGCAGCAGTTTGTGTATCACTCTCTGAATGTAACCAGACGCGATGTTGAGAGATTTTACGAAAAATACCAGGACAAACTTCCTCAGTTTGGACAAAGCATTCAGCTGTCAAAACTCTCCCTTTCAGTAAAACCAAGTGATGAGCTTGAGGAAGCTGTTTTCACCAAAATTCATGATATTCGCCAACAGCTGATCAATGGTGGGGATTTCGACGCACTGGCACGGGAATACTCAGAAGGACCTGAAGCATCAGCCGGAGGCGAACTGGGTCTCATCTCAAAGGGTACTATTTCGGAAAGGGCTTTTGAGGACAGGGCATTTAATCTTCCGGTTGGGCAAATCAGTCAACCATTCAGGACCAGACTTGGATACCACATAATTGAAGTCCTTGAAAAAAGAGATCGTGGTGTGAGGGTAAGACAGATTTTTCTGAAAGTTGCACCCGATGAAGAAGAGGTGGGGAAAATTACATCCAAACTCGATTCTATCAGGCAATCAGCTCAGTCATCCGAAGAGTTTTCTCAGGCAGTAAGAGAGTACAGTACCGACAGAATTACAAGAGACAGAGGCGGCAATATGGGATGGTCCACCCTCTCAGATCTGCCTTCTTCGGTTAGATCTGCAGTGCGTGACCTTGAAAAGGGACAGATAACAGAGCCGGTTGTTGAGCAAAACACCATTTCCATTTATCGTGTTGAAGACACAGCAGATTCCAGAAAATTGTCTCTTGAAGACGACTACTCTGTTATTGCTGAGCAATGCAGAGAGTACAAAGCCAGAAAAAAACTAATAGAGAAAGTGGAGAGCTGGCGACAGGATACTTTTATCGATATAAGGATCTGA
- a CDS encoding Foldase protein PrsA — protein MIRRSLFKNLSVISGTVFSILFLNSCSNEPESPVIARVGNAVLTLDDLKASMPPELSDQITREQNISYIRQWMDTELLYQEALKKRIHREEEIKERLERMKKNLLSAEMISRSTIRAQNNLLNESTILEYYENNRERFIREQDMVKFLEIVTYDLATAHEVRRTMNSENFVEIAEANSDELAYKHLDTLFLPLDNLPPIISRALRNMSDNSISRPIQTESGFHILNLVGHYEKDEISTFEEVKDNIIDYLSNKKQKQEAERMLSELRLKTNVEFNFDLIPGTNKKIQE, from the coding sequence ATGATCAGACGATCACTTTTTAAAAATTTATCCGTCATTTCAGGCACAGTTTTCTCGATTCTGTTTCTTAATAGTTGCAGCAATGAGCCCGAAAGTCCCGTTATAGCCAGAGTGGGAAATGCAGTTCTAACCCTGGATGATCTGAAAGCGAGTATGCCTCCTGAACTAAGTGACCAGATTACACGTGAGCAGAATATAAGCTACATCCGCCAGTGGATGGATACAGAGCTTCTATATCAGGAGGCGCTTAAAAAAAGAATTCACAGGGAAGAGGAAATTAAAGAGCGCCTCGAACGAATGAAGAAGAACCTCTTATCAGCAGAGATGATAAGCCGCAGCACAATCAGGGCACAAAATAATTTACTCAATGAGAGTACTATTCTCGAGTACTACGAAAACAACAGGGAACGTTTTATAAGAGAGCAGGATATGGTTAAATTCCTGGAAATAGTCACTTACGACCTTGCCACGGCTCACGAAGTCAGACGCACCATGAACAGCGAAAATTTTGTAGAAATAGCCGAAGCAAACTCAGATGAGCTTGCGTACAAACATCTTGACACTCTGTTTCTGCCTCTGGATAATCTACCCCCGATTATCAGCCGTGCTCTCAGGAACATGTCAGATAATTCCATTTCAAGACCGATTCAGACTGAATCAGGTTTTCATATCCTGAACCTTGTGGGTCACTATGAAAAAGATGAAATCTCCACATTTGAAGAGGTAAAGGACAATATTATTGATTACCTGTCTAATAAGAAACAGAAACAGGAAGCGGAACGTATGCTCTCAGAGCTGCGTCTCAAAACCAATGTGGAATTTAACTTTGACCTTATTCCAGGTACAAACAAAAAAATTCAGGAATAA
- a CDS encoding Transcription-repair coupling factor encodes MKIENFSHIWKAGSLSGLSEYLHKKPQSARFTGLAGSSDAYILSDLFKSSDSTVLAIVENSKRAENLAQECSTFLNDEEILLFSTRDAVPYNMKSPFGPTVEARFDVLSQLLDGKKRLVIAPYTALMQKIIPGRSLFNNIIRLETGVEVSIDSLSQWLTDSGFHRETQVTDLGTYSIRGGIMDIYPFLSEYPYRIEFWGDTIESIREFDVFSQKSRKSKKNIEILPMREFCFSEEQISSAIEKMYDYAKNNELDTSALKKLDHQWQSLQDFEGIEWYFHWFEAKSVSVLDYLPGNATIVWDDLVPLNRRLDEGRQNYDRHMERVPELFRPFVSPVDKLLFNDQVIEEQFEFYNCIYIETLDFPKDTSQFTFSFKEQPQLKRQLDPIIESIEGYYKEGYRCTILSSNLGHGERLRELLGESGSFIDIYIGYLQRGFINPELKTLVYTENQIFDHTHRPLKKKKQKNATPITGFDALSPKDIVVHEDHGIGKFVGIERIKAADTISDCMVILYADNGKVYVPVEDFHKVQKYIGKDSDSPSLSKLGTASWEKLKKRTRESLVQMAHELIELYAKREYLEGIRFSPDNLWQKEFEDSFIYDETPDQMRAIKEVKEDMESAKPMDRLVCGDVGFGKTEVAMRAAFKAVMSGYQVAILAPTTILAAQHLNTFRDRMSSFPVKIAGLSRFQKRKEQQQTLHKLKLGEVDIVIGTHRVLSSDVEFGNLGLLIVDEEQRFGVKHKEKLKHFRYKVDVLSLTATPIPRTLHLSLVGARDLSIINTPPRNRLPIETKVSEYHDDLVKGAVENELERGGQVYFVNNRIGNLPQIQDKLEQLAPKAKVISAHGQMNESELEMIMKEFIAGRFDILLSTVIIENGLDIANVNTIIVNRADTLGLSQLYQLRGRVGRSSEQAYAYLLTPSFKQIREDSLKRLKALEQYTELGSGFQIAMRDLEIRGAGNLLGNRQHGFIAAVGFELYCRLLQEAVEQIKGEKPADSVPETRLEIPLEAYIPTEYISDGPGRIAVYQEISSAKTTQEISEMEKTLSDRFGPLPESVKSLILLMNIKVSAQKSGCSRVAINKQGEVVIFIEGSEEKSRDIIGKIFQNNPSYEFQLIYETPIQLRAPLRAESMTEKAEEVLTIMQASANQTLQTEKSES; translated from the coding sequence ATGAAAATAGAGAATTTCTCCCATATATGGAAAGCGGGATCTCTATCCGGCTTATCAGAATATCTTCATAAGAAACCCCAGAGCGCACGTTTTACAGGGTTAGCCGGATCTTCAGATGCATACATCCTTAGCGATCTGTTCAAATCAAGCGATTCCACCGTCCTGGCAATTGTTGAAAACAGTAAACGAGCTGAAAACCTGGCTCAGGAGTGCTCCACCTTTCTAAATGATGAAGAGATTCTTCTCTTCTCTACCAGAGATGCAGTACCATACAATATGAAATCCCCGTTCGGACCCACTGTGGAGGCTCGTTTCGATGTGCTCTCTCAGTTACTCGACGGAAAAAAGCGCCTGGTGATTGCTCCTTATACCGCCCTCATGCAGAAAATCATCCCGGGGCGATCTCTTTTCAACAACATAATAAGACTTGAAACCGGTGTAGAGGTTTCAATCGACTCTCTTTCTCAGTGGCTCACTGACAGTGGCTTTCATCGTGAAACACAGGTAACCGATCTGGGAACCTATTCGATCAGGGGCGGGATTATGGATATCTACCCCTTTCTCTCCGAATACCCATACCGTATAGAGTTCTGGGGTGATACAATAGAATCGATAAGAGAGTTTGATGTTTTTTCCCAGAAAAGCCGCAAGAGTAAAAAAAACATAGAGATTCTTCCCATGAGGGAGTTTTGTTTCTCTGAGGAGCAGATCAGCTCCGCTATAGAGAAAATGTATGACTACGCAAAAAACAACGAACTGGACACCTCCGCCCTTAAAAAGCTGGATCATCAGTGGCAAAGCCTTCAGGATTTTGAAGGAATAGAGTGGTACTTTCACTGGTTTGAGGCCAAAAGTGTTTCTGTGCTCGATTATCTTCCGGGAAACGCCACAATAGTATGGGATGATCTGGTACCGCTCAACAGGCGTCTCGATGAGGGCAGGCAGAATTACGATCGTCACATGGAGCGAGTGCCTGAGCTGTTCAGACCTTTCGTATCACCCGTGGACAAGCTTCTCTTTAATGATCAGGTTATAGAGGAGCAGTTTGAATTCTATAATTGCATATATATCGAAACTCTTGATTTCCCCAAAGACACCTCACAGTTCACCTTCTCTTTCAAGGAACAGCCACAGCTTAAAAGGCAGCTTGATCCAATCATCGAAAGTATAGAGGGATACTACAAAGAGGGATACAGGTGTACGATTCTAAGCTCCAATCTCGGTCATGGAGAGAGGCTTCGGGAGCTGCTGGGCGAGAGTGGATCATTTATAGATATCTATATAGGATATCTCCAGCGTGGGTTTATAAACCCAGAGCTCAAAACTCTGGTTTACACAGAAAATCAGATTTTTGACCATACACACAGACCCCTGAAAAAGAAAAAACAGAAAAATGCCACTCCAATAACCGGTTTTGATGCTCTAAGCCCTAAGGACATCGTGGTTCATGAGGACCATGGTATAGGAAAATTCGTGGGGATAGAGAGAATTAAGGCCGCCGATACCATCTCAGACTGTATGGTTATCCTCTACGCAGACAACGGGAAAGTTTATGTGCCGGTTGAGGATTTCCACAAGGTTCAGAAATATATCGGAAAAGACAGTGACTCCCCTTCACTTTCGAAGCTTGGTACCGCATCCTGGGAGAAGCTCAAGAAACGCACCCGGGAAAGCCTGGTACAGATGGCACATGAGCTTATTGAGCTCTACGCCAAAAGGGAGTATCTGGAAGGCATACGGTTCAGCCCTGATAATCTGTGGCAAAAAGAGTTTGAGGATTCCTTTATCTACGATGAGACACCGGATCAGATGCGTGCAATCAAAGAGGTGAAGGAGGACATGGAGTCTGCCAAACCCATGGACAGGCTTGTGTGCGGTGATGTGGGCTTTGGTAAAACAGAAGTAGCCATGCGCGCAGCATTCAAGGCTGTGATGAGCGGGTATCAGGTGGCGATTCTCGCTCCCACCACTATACTTGCCGCCCAGCATCTAAATACATTCAGGGACAGGATGTCCTCTTTTCCAGTGAAAATCGCAGGCCTGAGCAGATTTCAGAAACGCAAGGAGCAGCAACAGACCCTGCATAAGTTAAAACTCGGTGAAGTAGATATTGTGATCGGAACGCATCGGGTTCTCTCTTCAGATGTAGAGTTTGGCAATCTTGGTTTATTGATCGTTGATGAGGAGCAGCGCTTCGGTGTGAAGCATAAGGAGAAACTGAAACATTTTCGCTATAAAGTTGATGTGCTCTCACTTACGGCTACGCCTATTCCGCGAACCCTTCATTTATCCCTTGTAGGGGCACGGGATCTTTCTATTATAAACACCCCTCCCAGAAACAGGCTTCCTATCGAAACCAAAGTTTCAGAGTACCATGATGATTTGGTGAAGGGCGCTGTAGAGAATGAGCTTGAGCGGGGCGGTCAGGTATATTTTGTAAATAACAGAATAGGAAATCTTCCCCAGATTCAGGACAAACTTGAGCAGCTGGCTCCAAAGGCAAAAGTGATCAGTGCCCATGGTCAGATGAACGAGAGTGAGCTTGAGATGATAATGAAGGAGTTTATTGCCGGAAGGTTCGACATACTTCTCTCCACCGTCATTATTGAAAACGGACTCGATATCGCCAATGTCAACACAATCATAGTGAACAGAGCAGATACTCTTGGGCTATCTCAGCTCTATCAGCTTAGAGGCCGTGTAGGCCGGTCATCAGAACAAGCCTATGCGTATCTTCTTACCCCATCTTTTAAGCAGATAAGGGAAGATTCCCTTAAGAGGCTCAAGGCTCTGGAACAGTATACAGAGCTTGGAAGCGGTTTTCAGATAGCCATGAGGGATCTTGAAATCAGAGGAGCGGGAAATCTTCTTGGCAACCGCCAGCATGGTTTTATCGCGGCTGTGGGATTTGAGCTCTACTGCAGACTTCTGCAGGAAGCGGTTGAACAGATCAAGGGTGAAAAACCGGCCGATTCGGTTCCTGAAACCCGTCTTGAGATTCCCCTTGAAGCTTATATTCCTACAGAATACATTTCTGACGGACCGGGACGTATTGCTGTATACCAGGAAATCTCCTCAGCTAAAACAACCCAGGAGATTTCGGAGATGGAGAAGACGCTTTCAGATCGTTTCGGGCCGCTTCCGGAAAGTGTCAAATCATTAATTCTTTTGATGAACATAAAGGTTAGTGCACAAAAGAGTGGGTGTTCAAGGGTTGCGATTAACAAGCAGGGTGAAGTTGTTATATTTATCGAGGGTTCTGAGGAGAAGTCAAGGGATATTATCGGCAAAATTTTTCAGAACAATCCATCTTATGAATTTCAGCTTATTTACGAAACGCCCATACAGCTCAGAGCGCCTCTCAGAGCAGAATCAATGACAGAAAAGGCAGAGGAAGTGCTTACTATCATGCAGGCAAGTGCAAACCAGACTCTGCAAACCGAAAAAAGTGAATCATAG
- a CDS encoding ABC transport system periplasmic substrate binding protein, whose amino-acid sequence MSLSVSQKARLGVFVVAGTVLMVLFFAIPLGLRITNSFNFYNAYFTGESLSGLEQGAVVKFNGIPIGNVERITYHPHDLERVKVRLRVDSDFPMKVDMFATTGTLGITGLKYIEISGGTNEADLLKTDSEIPTRISMMASMTGRAETITEKIDLLLTHLNYLTDPDSLGGIKNIVDNVAMMSSDAREFFSEVVPSISRSSEEVISNVSEIAENIKFFTETFNEQFADDHIATILTRIDSSAVSMKELTDQVSLMILQTREDFSVSMENLRETTENANQLTRMLSENPSLLLRGEGREREIR is encoded by the coding sequence ATGAGTTTATCCGTTTCACAAAAGGCAAGGCTTGGTGTTTTTGTTGTCGCAGGAACAGTTCTTATGGTGCTGTTTTTTGCGATTCCGCTGGGATTGCGCATTACCAACAGCTTCAACTTTTATAACGCATATTTTACCGGAGAATCACTCAGCGGTCTTGAACAGGGCGCAGTGGTCAAATTTAACGGTATCCCCATCGGAAACGTTGAGAGAATCACCTATCACCCCCATGATCTCGAACGGGTAAAAGTGAGGCTTAGAGTCGATAGTGATTTCCCCATGAAAGTGGACATGTTTGCCACTACCGGCACCCTGGGTATTACAGGGCTTAAATACATCGAAATTTCGGGCGGCACAAATGAGGCCGATCTTCTAAAAACAGATTCAGAAATTCCGACCCGAATCTCAATGATGGCATCTATGACAGGCCGCGCTGAAACAATCACCGAAAAGATCGATCTTCTCCTGACTCACCTTAACTACCTCACCGACCCCGACAGTCTTGGAGGAATAAAGAATATTGTGGATAATGTTGCAATGATGAGCAGTGATGCGCGGGAGTTTTTCAGTGAAGTGGTTCCGAGCATAAGCCGCTCTTCAGAGGAGGTTATAAGCAATGTTTCTGAAATAGCCGAAAATATCAAATTTTTCACCGAAACATTCAACGAACAGTTCGCTGATGATCATATAGCTACAATCCTGACCAGAATCGACTCTTCTGCCGTATCAATGAAAGAACTCACAGACCAGGTATCACTTATGATCCTTCAGACACGCGAAGATTTCTCTGTGAGCATGGAAAACCTGCGCGAAACTACGGAAAATGCTAATCAATTAACAAGAATGCTCTCTGAAAATCCCTCTCTTCTTCTACGGGGAGAAGGACGGGAAAGGGAAATCAGATGA